The nucleotide sequence CGTGACATGGATTACTACCTCCGTCTCATTACTTACGGTGTAGTTGCTGGCGATGTAACCCCGATTGAAGAAATTGGGTTAGTTGGTGTTCGGGAAATGTACAAGTCTCTCGGTACTGACATCGGCGCAGTTGCTCAAAGCGTTCGTGAAATGAAAGAAGTAGCTCTCGGACTAATCGCGTCTCAAGATGCTGGTGAAGCAGCTTCTTACTTCGATTATGTTATCGGGGCACTGCAATAGAAGACCTATTGGCTCCCTAGTTGGACAATAGTTATTATTCGCATTTCATTCTTAAGTAAGTTTAAGACTAGGCAAGATTCAGGAAACACAATCATGCAAGACGCAATTACATCTGTAATCAATTCCGCCGACGTTCAAGGAAAGTACCTTGATGGGTCTGCTATCGACAAGCTCAAGAGCTATTTCAACACTGGCGAACTGAGAGTTCGTGCCGCTAGCGTTATTAGCGCTAATGCTGCCACCATCGTTAAGGAAGCTGTTGCTAAATCCTTACTGTACTCTGATGTCACCCGTCCCGGTGGCAATATGTACACCACCCGTCGTTATGCCGCTTGCATCCGCGACTTAGACTACTATCTCCGCTATGCTACCTATGCTATGTTAGCTGGCGATCCTTCCATCTTAGATGAGCGCGTTCTCAACGGACTCAAAGAAACCTACAATTCTTTAGGCGTTCCTATTTCTTCTACCGTTCAAGCTATCCAAGCTATCAAAGAAGTAACCGCTAGTTTAGTCGGTGCTGATGCTGGTAAAGAAATGGGTGTATACCTTGACTACATTTGCTCTGGCTTAAGCTAGAACAGCTAGTATGGGCAACTGAGTAATCGTTGTCTGATAGAGGTTCGGGAAGTCGAGGGTGAGTGCTAGCTCTTTAAAGGCTGATTCTGCTAATTAATCGGTTTTGACGATCTAGTATTGACTCGTGACTCCCGACTTTTGCTATAAGAAAGTCGCTCCAAGATTTTGATTGAGATTAAAAATTTTTGCCAGACTCAGGAGAAATTAAGCCATGCGGATGTTCAAAATAACCGCTTGTGTACCTAGCCAAACTCGTATTCGGACACAACGCGAATTGCAAAATACATACTTTACTAAGTTAGTACCCTATGATAACTGGTTCCGCGAACAGCAGCGAATCATGAAAATGGGCGGTAAGATTGTCAAAGTTCAGTTGGCTACCGGTAAGCCCGGAACCAATACAGGTTTACTGTAACTGGTCTAATTCACCAATGGGTGATCAAAGGGAGGTCAAGAGGTTGACCTCTTTTTGCTGTCGAAGTCAGGGTGCAAACTGCTTCGCAGCACCCAAAAAATAGTTAACAAAATAAAGATTAATTATGCTGAGTTATCAATTCTCTTCTAAGTCTTTGTGCTTAAGTTTTCGTAAATAATTTTTGCTAGTGTGACACATCGTCCGTAGACTGATAGTCCATAAAGCGTAGAAAATTGGCTCATGGATGAATCGAGAAGAAATATTCTTCGTGCTTTGGGTAGCCAAGTTAAGCGGCATCGGACAAAGTTAGGGCTTTCACAAGAAGAGCTTGGATTTCGTTCAAATTTGGATCGAACTTATATATCAGGAGTAGAGAGAGGAGTACGTAATCCTTCTTTTACAGCCCTTGTCAGTCTGGCTAGTGGATTAGGTCTTACCCTGTCGGAACTTCTCGATAATCTTGAAGTCGAAGCAAGAAACATAAAGTGAGTAACCAAAATTTAAGACAAGATTTAATACAAGAAATCAAGTCTAAAATCAAAAAAGAATCAACTCAATCTAAAGTGTTTGATTTATTATCAGATCAACAATGGCATTGCCGTAGCTGTGAAGGCAAGATGATAGCGTCTGAACAATATGCAGGAGGAGGCGGAATACAAGGTTTACAGCGAGGAACTCAAAATCGTCCTGGTTTAGTTATTGAAACTAAAAAACTCAATTGTCAGCAATGTAATAAAATCACTAATTGGGATCGATGGACTGGAGAAATTAAAGAGTCAAACACGGCTGCAAATATTCCAACAACCTTAAAAAAAAGAATTTTTGAAATTTATTCATATACTGATGTAATTGAACAAAGAAAACGCCCTGCTCATGAATTAGTTATTGATCATCGATTTCCAATGGAACGATGGGGAAATGCTGAAGAAAAACATCAGGTAACAATGAGTGAAGAAGCAATTAGAAAAAAGTTTCAATTATTAAAAAAAGATTCATCTGGTAATCACAATCTTTTAAAATCAAGAAGCTGTGAGC is from Gloeothece verrucosa PCC 7822 and encodes:
- a CDS encoding helix-turn-helix domain-containing protein, whose product is MDESRRNILRALGSQVKRHRTKLGLSQEELGFRSNLDRTYISGVERGVRNPSFTALVSLASGLGLTLSELLDNLEVEARNIK
- the apcB gene encoding allophycocyanin subunit beta; amino-acid sequence: MQDAITSVINSADVQGKYLDGSAIDKLKSYFNTGELRVRAASVISANAATIVKEAVAKSLLYSDVTRPGGNMYTTRRYAACIRDLDYYLRYATYAMLAGDPSILDERVLNGLKETYNSLGVPISSTVQAIQAIKEVTASLVGADAGKEMGVYLDYICSGLS
- a CDS encoding phycobilisome linker polypeptide, which gives rise to MRMFKITACVPSQTRIRTQRELQNTYFTKLVPYDNWFREQQRIMKMGGKIVKVQLATGKPGTNTGLL
- a CDS encoding restriction endonuclease, which gives rise to MSNQNLRQDLIQEIKSKIKKESTQSKVFDLLSDQQWHCRSCEGKMIASEQYAGGGGIQGLQRGTQNRPGLVIETKKLNCQQCNKITNWDRWTGEIKESNTAANIPTTLKKRIFEIYSYTDVIEQRKRPAHELVIDHRFPMERWGNAEEKHQVTMSEEAIRKKFQLLKKDSSGNHNLLKSRSCERCIDTGKRGTPLGIRFWYAGDEDWTSPHQRGVEAEQGCIGCGWYDFEAWRNALNDKIANLKLND